The nucleotide sequence GTTATCTTTTTTCTTGGAGTTCTAACAATGTTACGTATGACGTTTGGATAAAATGCAGGAGGCCCTAACGCCTCTTGCATTATTTTTTTATAATAAAAATACCTCTCTGCTTCCAGAGAGGCATTTTGCTCTATTCAAGAACTTTTACTTTTACTTGCTTTCTACCATATTGAAGCGCTTCTTCTCTACTTGGGATAAAGACATCTATTTTGTTTCCTTGAATCGCTGAACCAATATCTCCAGCGACAGCAGTTCCATAGCCTTCAACCCATACCTTGGAACCTAAAGGAATAACGTCTGGATCAACTGCAACTACTTTTTTGTCAGGATTTTCTTTCAAGTTGATTCCCGTACGTGTAATGCCGCTGCATCCTTCACAATTTGCAGTATAAGCTGTACTTGTCATTGTATATTCTGCCTGCACTTTACTATCAGCGGCATCTAATGTTTGTGGAATAAAGATATTGACTGAGCGCTCATCACTATTCCACTGCACTTGCGCCCCAAATGTTTCGCTTACAAAGCGAAGTGGTACAAATACGCGTCCATTTTTAATTTTCGGATTATGCTTAATTTCAAATGGCTTGTCATTAATGAAGGCATCATTTACATCCACAAATAATTTTAGTTTCTTTCCATTTTCTTTAGCGAGTACATATCTTTCCTCACTATCCCAATGAACATCAGCATCCAATGTTTCAAACATATCACGAAGAGGTATGTATGTTACATCATTTGATATGTATGGCTGTGGTTGAATATTAACCGGATCACCGCCTACTTTCACGCTTACATCATTGCTTGCCTCTGCCGATTGCCCCATCACAGGTGAGAACGCAAGCATTAACCCTAATGCTGCTGATAAACGACGTTTCATCGTTCATCCTCCTTTCAAATTGAAAATTGCTATCTATTCGTATTCTTTTTTTCGCACATTTCAATTTTTCGTTTTGAACAACTGCATTTAGGGTATAATAAAAAACTCCGCAATAAAATGCGGAGTTTTACTCAAATATTTTCTTAAATTCTCCATATCCTTCTTTATCCAATTCTTCAACCGGGATAAACCTCAACGCTGCTGAATTGATACAATAACGGAGTCCTGCCGGGGCTGGTCCGTCTGGAAACACATGACCTAAATGAGAGTCTGCTGTTTTACTGCGTACTTCTGTGCGGCGCATTCCATGACTTAAGTCTAGTATTTCAGATACTTCTTTCTGCTCAATCGGTTTTGTAAAGCTCGGCCATCCACATCCAGCATCATATTGGTCCTTTGAAGAGAAAAGTGGTTTTCCTGACACGATATCAACATAGATGCCTTCTTGTTTGTTATTATAATATTCATTTTGAAATGGCGGTTCTGTACCGTTTTCTTGTGTCACTTTATATTGCATTTCCGTTAGCTTTTTTTTCAATTCTTCTTTCTTCATTTATGCATCTTCCCCCCATTTTGAATGAATGAAAGCTTCGCGTCCTGACCCTTTGCGGAAAGCTTTGTAATGAGCTGGATTTTTCTTATAGTAATTTTGATGATAGTCCTCTGCCGGATAGAATGTCTTTGCTGGTAGGATTTCCGTTACAACCGGGTCTTTAAACTTCCCACTCTGCGCAAGCTCTTGCTTTGACTTTTCAGCAAGCTGTTTTTGCT is from Bacillus tianshenii and encodes:
- a CDS encoding stalk domain-containing protein; translation: MKRRLSAALGLMLAFSPVMGQSAEASNDVSVKVGGDPVNIQPQPYISNDVTYIPLRDMFETLDADVHWDSEERYVLAKENGKKLKLFVDVNDAFINDKPFEIKHNPKIKNGRVFVPLRFVSETFGAQVQWNSDERSVNIFIPQTLDAADSKVQAEYTMTSTAYTANCEGCSGITRTGINLKENPDKKVVAVDPDVIPLGSKVWVEGYGTAVAGDIGSAIQGNKIDVFIPSREEALQYGRKQVKVKVLE
- the msrB gene encoding peptide-methionine (R)-S-oxide reductase MsrB, encoding MKKEELKKKLTEMQYKVTQENGTEPPFQNEYYNNKQEGIYVDIVSGKPLFSSKDQYDAGCGWPSFTKPIEQKEVSEILDLSHGMRRTEVRSKTADSHLGHVFPDGPAPAGLRYCINSAALRFIPVEELDKEGYGEFKKIFE